From the genome of Streptomyces sp. JH34:
GATGAGACCGCGCTCGTACTGCTTCTGGACCTTCTCGTCCTGCTCCTCGTAGCCCTTGACGATGGCCTTCTTGGCCTCGGGCACGACGACGTCGGAGATGGCCACGGTCACACCGGAGCGGGTCGCCCAGTGGAAACCGGCCGCCTTCAGGTTGTCGAGCGTCGCCGCCACGATGACCTTGGGGTAGCGCTCGGCCAGGTCGTTGACGATCTCGGAGAGCTGCTTCTTGCCCACCGAGTAGTCGACGAACGGGTAGTCCTCGGGCAGCAGCTCGTTGAAGAGCGCGCGGCCCAGGCTCGTACGCAGGCGGAAGGTGTCACCCGGCTGGTACTCGGGCTCGCCCTCCTCGGCGACCGGCGGCACCCAGCCACGCGGGGGCATGGTGCCCACCGGGAAGCGGATGTCGACCTTCGCCTGGAGCGACAGCTCGCGGGCGTCGAAGGCCATGGTGGCCTCGGCCGTGGAGCCGAACGCGCGGTCCGTGCCCTTGACGTTGCGGCCCTCTTCGTCCGTGGTGAGGAAGAAGAGACCCAGCACCATGTCCTGGGTCGGCATGGTGACGGGACGACCGTCGGCCGGCTTCAGGATGTTGTTCGAGGACAGCATCAGGATGCGGGCCTCGGCCTGCGCCTCCGCGGAGAGCGGCAGGTGCACGGCCATCTGGTCACCGTCGAAGTCCGCGTTGAACGCGGTGCAGACGAGCGGGTGGATCTGGATGGCCTTGCCCTCGACCAGCTGCGGCTCGAAGGCCTGGATGCCGAGGCGGTGCAGGGTGGGCGCACGGTTCAGCAGCACCGGGTGCTCGGCGATGACCTCTTCGAGGACGTCGTACACGACGGTGCGGCCACGCTCGACCATGCGCTTGGCCGACTTGATGTTCTGCGCGTGGTTCAGGTCCACCAGGCGCTTCATCACGAACGGCTTGAAGAGCTCCAGCGCCATCGCCTTCGGCAGACCGCACTGGTGCAGCTTGAGCTGCGGACCGACGACGATCACGGAACGCGCGGAGTAGTCCACGCGCTTGCCGAGGAGGTTCTGACGGAAACGACCCTGCTTGCCCTTCAGCATGTCGCTGAGGGACTTCAGGGGGCGGTTACCGGGACCGGTGACCGGGCGACCACGGCGGCCGTTGTCGAACAGCGCGTCGACGGCCTCCTGCAGCATCCGCTTCTCGTTGTTCACGATGATCTCGGGGGCACCGAGGTCAAGGAGACGCTTGAGGCGGTTGTTGCGGTTGATCACACGGCGGTACAGGTCGTTCAGGTCGGAGGTCGCGAAGCGGCCACCGTCCAGCTGCACCATCGGACGCAGGTCCGGCGGGATGACCGGCACGCAGTCGAGCACCATGCCCTTGGGCTTGTTGCTGGTCTGCAGGAACGCGGAGACGACCTTGAGGCGCTTGAGCGCCCGGGTCTTCTTCTGGCCCTTGCCGGTACGGATGATCTCGCGGAGGCGCTCGGCCTCCTCGTCGAGGTCGAAGGACTCCAGGCGCTTCTGCAGCGCCGCGGCGCCCATGCAGCCGTCGAAGTACGTGCCGAAGCGGTCACGCAGCTCGCGGTAGAGCAGCTCGTCGCCCTCGAGGTCCTGGACCTTGAGGTTCTTGAAGCGGCTCCACACCTCGTCGAGACGGTCGATCTCGCGCTGCGCACGGTCGCGCAGCTGCTTCATCTCACGCTCGGCGCCTTCGCGCACCTTGCGGCGCACATCGGCCTTGGCACCCTCGGCCTCGAGCTCGGCCAGGTCGGTCTCGAGCTTCTTGGCGCGGTTCTCGAGGTCCGAGTCGCGGCGGTTCTCGACCTGCTGGCGCTCGACGGAGACGTGCGCCTCCAGCGACGGGAGGTCACGCGTGCGGCGCTCCTCGTCGACGAACGTGATCATGTACGCAGCGAAGTAGATGACCTTCTCGAGGTCCTTCGGCGCGAGGTCCAGCAGGTATCCGAGGCGCGACGGGACGCCCTTGAAGTACCAGATGTGGGTGACGGGAGCGGCAAGCTCGATGTGACCCATGCGCTCGCGGCGCACCTTGGCGCGCGTGACCTCTACGCCACAGCGCTCACAGATGATGCCCTTGAAGCGGACACGCTTGTACTTGCCGCAGTAGCACTCCCAGTCCCGGGTCGGACCGAAGATCTTCTCGCAGAAGAGTCCGTCCTTCTCGGG
Proteins encoded in this window:
- a CDS encoding DNA-directed RNA polymerase subunit beta', producing MLDVNFFDELRIGLATADDIRTWSHGEVKKPETINYRTLKPEKDGLFCEKIFGPTRDWECYCGKYKRVRFKGIICERCGVEVTRAKVRRERMGHIELAAPVTHIWYFKGVPSRLGYLLDLAPKDLEKVIYFAAYMITFVDEERRTRDLPSLEAHVSVERQQVENRRDSDLENRAKKLETDLAELEAEGAKADVRRKVREGAEREMKQLRDRAQREIDRLDEVWSRFKNLKVQDLEGDELLYRELRDRFGTYFDGCMGAAALQKRLESFDLDEEAERLREIIRTGKGQKKTRALKRLKVVSAFLQTSNKPKGMVLDCVPVIPPDLRPMVQLDGGRFATSDLNDLYRRVINRNNRLKRLLDLGAPEIIVNNEKRMLQEAVDALFDNGRRGRPVTGPGNRPLKSLSDMLKGKQGRFRQNLLGKRVDYSARSVIVVGPQLKLHQCGLPKAMALELFKPFVMKRLVDLNHAQNIKSAKRMVERGRTVVYDVLEEVIAEHPVLLNRAPTLHRLGIQAFEPQLVEGKAIQIHPLVCTAFNADFDGDQMAVHLPLSAEAQAEARILMLSSNNILKPADGRPVTMPTQDMVLGLFFLTTDEEGRNVKGTDRAFGSTAEATMAFDARELSLQAKVDIRFPVGTMPPRGWVPPVAEEGEPEYQPGDTFRLRTSLGRALFNELLPEDYPFVDYSVGKKQLSEIVNDLAERYPKVIVAATLDNLKAAGFHWATRSGVTVAISDVVVPEAKKAIVKGYEEQDEKVQKQYERGLITKDERTQELIAIWTKATNEVAEAMNANFPKTNPIFMMVDSGARGNMMQMRQIAGMRGLVSNAKNETIPRPIKASFREGLTVLEYFISTHGARKGLADTALRTADSGYLTRRLVDVSQDVIIREEDCGTDRGLKLKIAVKGADGVLRKTEDVETSVYARMLAEDVVVDGKVIAPANVDLGDVLIDALVGAGVEEVKTRSVLTCESAVGTCAFCYGRSLATGKLVDIGEAVGIIAAQSIGEPGTQLTMRTFHTGGVAGDDITQGLPRVVELFEARTPKGVAPISEAKGRVRIEETEKTKKLVVTPDDGSEETAFPISKRARLLVGEGDAVEVGQKLTVGATNPHDVLRILGQRAVQVHLVGEVQKVYNSQGVSIHDKHIEIIIRQMLRRVTIIESGDAELLPGELVERSKFETENRRVVTEGGHPASGRPQLMGITKASLATESWLSAASFQETTRVLTDAAINAKSDSLIGLKENVIIGKLIPAGTGLSRYRNIRVEPTEEAKAAMYSAVGYDDIDYSPFGTGSGQAVPLEDYDYGPYNQ